One genomic window of Monodelphis domestica isolate mMonDom1 chromosome 1, mMonDom1.pri, whole genome shotgun sequence includes the following:
- the LOC103096009 gene encoding zinc-alpha-2-glycoprotein, whose amino-acid sequence MKNQKSMRESFSSWLYIMGVFAVRETEAAHHSHEMFFTAVGTTKTLLDFTLVSFLDDVEIVFYNKKQQQFVIKEAWVSHALGADFIEDIQQKLKYNEIDYLWALQNWVKNDKRGEKNHTVQIWHNCHLDQDIHVSSRVWCAVDGEDFCQMDEQISHWVAKKPEAEKIVLLSEKIYCSKKVQRYLEDYCVQPMRKVLQSNIRDNVPPEVTVSRYDDPDGHITLSCTARGFYPRSILLHWEKDEQLDVGGQESSSGILPNTDATFHLQITLKLQSSDSGTGYTCVVEHNELETPAVYPVPIKPTTKVGLWYVALSIMAVMTLLLSSAVAFLIWKKRKTSKYVGPPLVGSSSQPLKHCGDMWDGDGGGSSSHGENRENHGAGEQDGDGSSDGDGDKTDGAIGCYQ is encoded by the exons ATGAAGAACCAGAAGTCAATGAGAGAGTCATTCTCATCTTGGCTGTACATTATGGGAGTATTTGCtgtgagggaaactgaggcag CCCATCACAGCCATGAGATGTTTTTTACTGCAGTGGGAACGACAAAGACTCTCTTGGACTTCACCCTGGTCAGCTTCTTGGATGATGTAGAGATAGTCTTCTATAACAAAAAGCAACAGCAGTTTGTGATCAAAGAGGCCTGGGTTTCCCATGCCCTGGGAGCTGACTTCATTGAAGATATACAGCAGAAGTTAAAGTACAATGAGATTGACTATCTTTGGGCCCTACAGAACTGGGTAAAGAATGATAAGAGAGGGGAAA AGAACCATACAGTCCAGATTTGGCATAACTGTCACCTGGACCAAGACATCCATGTGAGCAGTCGAGTCTGGTGTGCTGTGGATGGCGAAGATTTCTGCCAGATGGATGAGCAGATAAGTCACTGGGTAGCCAAGAAGCCTGAGGCTGAAAAAATCGTCCTCCTCTCAGAAAAGATCTACTGCTCCAAGAAGGTGCAACGCTACCTGGAGGACTATTGTGTCCAGCCAATGAGGAAAGTCCTACAGTCAAACATTCGGGATAATG TGCCACCAGAGGTGACCGTGTCTCGTTATGATGACCCAGATGGCCACATCACTCTCTCCTGCACAGCCAGAGGCTTCTATCCTCGCTCTATCCTGCTACACTGGGAGAAAGATGAGCAGCTGGATGTGGGGGGGCAGGAGAGTTCCAGTGGCATCCTGCCCAACACTGATGCCACTTTCCACCTCCAAATCACCCTGAAGCTCCAGTCAAGTGACAGCGGGACAGGTTATACCTGTGTGGTGGAGCACAATGAGCTAGAGACTCCAGCTGTGTACCCTG TCCCTATAAAGCCCACCACTAAGGTGGGGCTTTGGTATGTGGCCCTGAGCATCATGGCGGTGATGACCCTGTTACTGAGCAGTGCTGTTGCTTTCCTCATatggaagaagaggaaaacaagTAAGTACGTGGGGCCACCACTTGTGGGGAGCTCTTCACAACCCTTAAAGCATTGTGGAGACATGTGGGATGGGGATGGTGGTGGCAGCAGTAGTCATGGTGAAAACCGTGAAAATCATGGAGCTGGTGAACAAGACGGTGATGGGAGCAGTGATGGCGACGGTGACAAGACTGATGGTGCTATTGGCTGTTATCAATGA